Proteins encoded together in one Lathyrus oleraceus cultivar Zhongwan6 chromosome 5, CAAS_Psat_ZW6_1.0, whole genome shotgun sequence window:
- the LOC127081161 gene encoding uncharacterized protein LOC127081161, whose protein sequence is MVAGRNDDALAEALTLLAGSIPQMNVGDRERDANEFRVRNNPSTFEGAHELYKAQEWLKAIEKIFRVMNCSDAQKVRFGTHMLEKEVEYWWRNTIQRFDEDGIEVAWALFRDAFLEKSFPEDVRGKKEIEFLELKQGNGIVAKYAAKFEELIKFCPHYNIANTERSKCLKFVNGLRPDIKKALGYQQITRFYELVNKSGIYDEDSRESVAHYKSLHDKKGKGQFRGKLYDCKKKAGNGKKPSGGGSHTPVK, encoded by the coding sequence ATGGTTGCTGGAAGGAATGATGATGCGCTTGCGGAAGCATTGACCCTGTTGGCTGGTTCCATTCCACAAATGAATGTTGGTGATCGGGAGCGTGATGCTAATGAGTTTCGTGTTAGAAACAATCCATCAACTTTTGAAGGAGCTCATGAACTTTATAAAGCTCAAGAGTGGTTGAAGGCGATTGAGAAAATATTTCGAGTTATGAACTGTTCAGATGCACAGAAGGTGCGGTTTGGAACTCATATGCTTGAGAAAGAAGTTGAGTATTGGTGGCGCAACACTATTCAGAGATTTGATGAGGATGGCATTGAAGTGGCTTGGGCACTTTTCCGTGATGCTTTTCTGGAGAAGTCTTTTCCAGAAGATGTTCGTGgaaagaaggaaattgaattccttgagtTGAAGCAAGGTAATGGTATCGTAGCTAAGTATGCTGCAAAGTTTGAGGAGTTGATCAAATTTTGTCCCCATTACAATATTGCTAATACTGAGAGATCCAAGTGTCTtaagtttgtgaatggcttgagaccTGATATCAAGAAGGCACTGGGTTACCAACAGATTACGAGATTTTAtgagttggttaacaagagtgggatttatgatgaggatagtcGTGAGAGTGTTGCTCATTACAAGTCCTTGCATGATAAGAAAGGAAAAGGGCAATTCCGAGGGAAGTTGTATGATTGTAAGAAGAAAGCGGGTAatggcaagaagccaagtgggggaggatctcaCACTCCTGTCAAGTGA
- the LOC127085237 gene encoding putative pentatricopeptide repeat-containing protein At4g17915, translated as MVTRLSTKFMNICISSMCKSKQLLKAEVVLIDAIKLGVLPDTVTYNTLVDAYCRFVSIDAGYTVLNRMKEAGINPNVVSYNSLMSGAVRKCLLSKSLQLFDEMLQSGIHPDVWSYNILIHCLFRLGRPDEGYRVFKDIVERAEMYPTMATYNVMINGLCKHGYVHNALMLFRNLQRHGFVPYVLTYSAMINGLCKARRLADARRVLREFCDYGYEPNAITYTTVMKCCFRCGRLEQGLEILSEMRRKGYTFDGFAYCTVVVALVKTGRIEEVDEIAGKMTSNGLVPDLASYNTMINLFCRQGKFDEALKLVDEIEKQGLKCDQYTHTIIIHGLCKIGNFVGAEKHLDYMKSLGFGFNLVAFNCMLDCLGKAGHIDQAVKVFDSMEVKDSFTYTILVHNLCRAKKFLFASKLLVACLKSGFQILRATQRAVINGLCTAGFVNEARKVKLKIRTARLMR; from the coding sequence ATGGTTACTCGATTatcaacaaaattcatgaacatttGCATATCCTCAATGTGCAAATCGAAGCAATTACTAAAAGCCGAAGTCGTTTTAATAGACGCCATTAAACTAGGAGTACTCCCTGATACTGTTACATATAACACGTTAGTCGATGCTTATTGTCGTTTTGTCAGCATCGATGCAGGTTACACTGTTCTCAATAGAATGAAAGAAGCAGGGATTAACCCTAATGTTGTTTCTTATAATTCATTGATGTCAGGTGCTGTTAGAAAATGTTTATTATCGAAATCCCTCCAACTGTTCGACGAAATGCTTCAATCAGGAATACACCCGGATGTCTGgagttataatattttaattCATTGTTTGTTTAGGCTTGGTAGACCGGACGAAGGGTATCGTGTTTTCAAGGATATAGTCGAGCGCGCTGAAATGTATCCTACGATGGCGACATATAATGTTATGATTAACGGGCTGTGCAAACACGGGTATGTTCATAATGCTCTTATGTTGTTTAGGAACTTGCAGCGTCACGGGTTTGTTCCTTATGTGTTGACTTATAGTGCGATGATTAATGGGTTATGTAAGGCTAGGAGGTTGGCGGATGCGAGGAGGGTGTTACGTGAGTTTTGTGATTATGGTTATGAACCGAATGCGATTACTTATACCACGGTTATGAAGTGTTGTTTTCGGTGCGGGAGGTTGGAGCAAGGGTTGGAGATTTTGTCGGAGATGAGGAGGAAAGGTTATACGTTTGATGGATTTGCTTATTGTACTGTGGTTGTTGCGTTGGTGAAGACCGGAAGGATTGAAGAAGTGGATGAGATTGCTGGGAAGATGACGAGTAATGGTTTGGTGCCTGATCTTGCTTCATATAATACGATGATAAACCTTTTCTGTAGGCAAGGTAAGTTCGATGAGGCGTTGAAGTTGGTGGATGAGATAGAGAAACAAGGACTGAAATGTGATCAGTATACGCACACGATTATAATCCATGGATTGTGTAAGATTGGCAATTTCGTTGGTGCCGAGAAGCATTTGGATTACATGAAGTCATTGGGTTTTGGTTTTAATTTGGTGGCATTTAACTGCATGCTTGATTGTTTGGGTAAAGCTGGTCATATTGATCAAGCAGTGAAAGTTTTTGATAGTATGGAGGTTAAAGATTCTTTCACTTATACTATCTTGGTGCATAACCTTTGCAGGGCAAAGAAGTTCCTTTTTGCTTCCAAGCTTTTGGTTGCTTGTTTGAAATCTGGTTTTCAGATCTTAAGGGCTACTCAAAGAGCTGTTATTAATGGCCTCTGTACCGCTGGTTTTGTCAATGAAGCCAGGAAAGTTAAGTTGAAAATCCGGACGGCTCGATTGATGCGTTGA